The Chryseobacterium aureum genome contains a region encoding:
- a CDS encoding sensor protein KdpD, with translation MSSAKDFLELIQKSRKGKFKIYIGMSAGVGKTFRMLQEAHSLLRNGIDVKIGYIETHGREETVALAEGLPEIERKSVFYKGKNLEEMDLQAIINEHPEVVLVDELAHTNVEGSKNKKRWQDVLEILDNGINVISAMNIQHIESLNEEVKKITGVEVAERVPDKILALADEVVNIDLTADELLTRLKEGKIYKKEKIQTALSNFFQSGHILQLRELALKEVATHVERKVETEIKTENFKPIKFLACISSNEKIARTIIRKTARLASYYNSPWTVLYVQKPSENPEKIALDKQRYLINNFNLAQELGAKVVRIKETSVHNGILEYVIAHNITTVCIGKPHASFWQRILGYSWIYTLMNRLNERQIDIIILS, from the coding sequence ATGTCATCAGCAAAAGATTTTTTAGAACTGATCCAGAAGTCCCGCAAAGGAAAATTCAAAATTTATATCGGGATGAGTGCAGGCGTAGGGAAAACTTTCCGTATGCTTCAGGAAGCACATTCTCTTTTGCGAAATGGCATTGATGTAAAGATTGGCTACATAGAAACCCATGGCAGGGAAGAAACCGTAGCCCTTGCAGAAGGACTTCCTGAAATTGAAAGAAAATCTGTCTTTTATAAAGGAAAGAACCTTGAAGAAATGGATCTTCAGGCCATCATCAATGAACATCCTGAAGTGGTTCTGGTAGATGAACTCGCTCACACCAACGTAGAAGGTTCCAAAAATAAAAAAAGATGGCAGGATGTGTTGGAAATTCTTGATAACGGTATTAATGTCATCAGCGCTATGAATATCCAGCACATCGAGAGCCTGAATGAAGAAGTGAAGAAAATCACGGGAGTAGAAGTGGCAGAGCGTGTTCCGGATAAAATTCTGGCACTGGCAGATGAAGTGGTAAATATTGACCTTACCGCTGATGAGCTGCTGACCCGTTTAAAAGAAGGAAAAATCTATAAAAAAGAAAAAATCCAGACGGCGCTCAGTAATTTCTTCCAAAGCGGGCATATTCTTCAGCTTCGTGAACTGGCTCTAAAAGAAGTAGCCACCCATGTGGAAAGAAAGGTAGAAACAGAAATCAAGACAGAAAATTTTAAACCCATAAAATTTCTGGCCTGTATCAGCAGCAACGAGAAGATCGCCAGGACAATAATTCGTAAAACAGCCAGATTAGCGAGTTACTATAACAGTCCGTGGACTGTTTTGTATGTTCAGAAACCCTCTGAAAATCCTGAAAAAATAGCGCTCGATAAACAGCGGTATTTAATTAATAATTTTAATTTAGCACAGGAATTGGGTGCCAAAGTAGTCCGGATTAAAGAAACTAGTGTCCACAACGGAATTCTGGAATATGTGATTGCTCATAATATCACCACGGTCTGCATTGGAAAGCCTCATGCCAGTTTCTGGCAGCGAATATTAGGCTACAGCTGGATCTATACCCTGATGAACAGGCTGAATGAAAGACAGATAGATATTATTATTTTATCATAA
- a CDS encoding ATP-binding protein: protein MKLKTKLTLGVGLLFLLIVLLSVIGSVYINKLKSDTEKILTANYNSLEFSKNMLLALDNISTDSTVAIADFRKNNKLQEKNLTEFGEKEATQNLNMHFSSYLKAPDIHKEKLIREDLAKIMSLNMKGIERKSDIAIITAENATFWIVSLGTVCFLIAFILLFNLPQTIAEPINQLTFSIKQIADKNYNERVHFKGSEEFSSLAASFNTMAEKLQEYESSTLSKQLMDKKRIETLVNNMHDAVIGLDENHFIYMINDEALKITNLHKEDIIGKTAHEVAINNDLMRELLKNIDHPVKDPIKIVRDNKENYFEQDIVPINIVKTGEKEKKYIGKVILLRNITPFKELDFAKTNFIATISHELKTPISAIKMGVQLLGNQKFGELNEQQQELLKSINEDGQRLLDITGELLNLSQVESGNIRLTIEKCSPKEMVQAAVKNVEKLAEQKNISISTEYLLEDNDAVTADFDKTVWVMNNFLTNAVKHSFQDENIRIVVERLDAFIQFSIIDTGSGIDEKYHRQIFDRYFQVPGEHQNGTGLGLAISKNFIEKQHGEIGVKSSLNNGSTFYFRLPVS from the coding sequence ATGAAACTTAAAACGAAACTTACCTTAGGCGTGGGCCTTTTATTTCTGCTGATTGTTCTGCTTTCAGTGATAGGTTCTGTATACATCAATAAATTAAAATCTGATACTGAAAAGATCCTTACAGCCAACTACAACAGCCTGGAGTTTTCCAAGAATATGCTTCTGGCGCTGGACAACATCAGTACAGACAGTACCGTTGCGATAGCGGATTTTAGAAAAAACAACAAGCTGCAGGAAAAAAACCTTACGGAATTTGGAGAAAAAGAAGCCACTCAGAATCTTAATATGCATTTCAGCAGCTATCTGAAAGCCCCTGATATCCATAAAGAAAAATTGATCCGCGAGGATCTGGCAAAGATCATGTCTTTGAATATGAAAGGGATAGAACGGAAGAGCGATATCGCGATTATTACAGCAGAAAATGCTACTTTTTGGATTGTAAGTCTGGGAACCGTATGTTTTCTGATTGCTTTTATCTTGCTTTTCAATTTACCACAGACTATTGCAGAGCCTATAAATCAACTTACATTCAGTATCAAACAGATTGCTGATAAAAACTATAATGAAAGAGTTCATTTCAAAGGAAGTGAAGAGTTCAGCAGTCTGGCAGCATCATTCAATACGATGGCGGAGAAACTTCAGGAGTACGAAAGCAGTACGCTTTCCAAGCAGCTGATGGATAAAAAACGGATCGAAACACTGGTTAACAATATGCATGATGCGGTTATTGGCCTGGATGAAAACCATTTTATCTACATGATCAATGATGAAGCGTTGAAAATCACGAATCTCCATAAGGAAGATATTATCGGAAAAACAGCTCATGAAGTAGCCATCAACAATGATCTGATGCGTGAATTGCTGAAAAATATAGATCATCCGGTAAAAGATCCTATTAAAATTGTCCGCGATAATAAAGAGAATTATTTTGAGCAGGATATTGTCCCCATCAATATTGTAAAAACAGGGGAAAAAGAGAAAAAATATATCGGGAAAGTAATTTTATTAAGAAATATCACCCCTTTCAAAGAACTGGATTTTGCCAAAACCAACTTCATTGCAACCATTTCCCATGAGCTGAAAACTCCGATTTCTGCAATCAAAATGGGCGTCCAGCTTCTTGGAAACCAAAAATTCGGGGAACTGAATGAGCAGCAGCAGGAATTATTGAAAAGCATCAATGAAGACGGACAGCGCTTACTGGATATCACAGGAGAACTGCTTAATCTTTCTCAGGTAGAATCCGGAAATATCAGGCTGACCATAGAAAAATGTTCTCCTAAGGAAATGGTACAGGCCGCTGTAAAGAATGTTGAAAAGCTGGCCGAACAGAAAAATATCTCCATCAGTACAGAATACCTTCTGGAAGATAATGACGCTGTGACTGCGGATTTTGATAAAACAGTCTGGGTCATGAATAACTTTCTTACCAATGCCGTAAAACACTCTTTTCAGGATGAAAATATTAGGATTGTGGTAGAAAGACTGGATGCTTTTATCCAGTTCAGTATTATTGATACCGGAAGCGGAATTGATGAAAAATACCACCGCCAGATCTTTGACCGTTACTTCCAGGTGCCGGGAGAACATCAGAATGGAACAGGCTTAGGCTTGGCTATTTCAAAAAACTTCATTGAAAAACAGCACGGGGAAATAGGTGTGAAGAGTTCTCTTAATAATGGAAGTACTTTTTACTTCAGGCTGCCGGTTTCGTAA
- the kdpB gene encoding potassium-transporting ATPase subunit KdpB yields the protein MKNQSQTLFQRDLVNEAVKQSFVKLNPKIMFKNPVMFLVEIGTIVMFIVSMFSLTGDKTQGSFSYNFLVFIILFFTVLFANFAEAIAEARGKAQADTLRKTREETPAKLVLDNKPGFQVETRLKMSAEMTLGDIFLCEAGDQIPMDGEIIEGLATIDESAITGESAPVIREAGGDKSSVTGGTKVLSDRIKVKVTTKPGESFLDKMIALVEGASRQKTPNEIALTILLAGFTLTFIIVTLTLKPFADYAQTPITIAAFISLFVCLIPTTIGGLLSAIGIAGMDRALRANVITKSGKAVETAGDIDVLLLDKTGTITIGNRKATQFHPSNGIQLEEFIKASALSSVADETPEGKSIIELSALKSEDLLVPNPTYIDFTAETRTSGIDFDDTRIRKGAYDTIKKLTEKVGNIFPQETQDAVTKISQNGGTPLVVSVNEKVWGVIELQDIIKTGIQERFQRLRKMGVKTVMVTGDNPLTAKFIAEKAGVDDFIAEAKPEDKMNYIKKEQQEGKLVAMMGDGTNDAPALAQADVGVAMNSGTQAAKEAGNMVDLDNDPTKLIEIVEIGKQLLMTRGTLTTFSIANDVAKYFAIIPALFITFIPSLQKLNIMNLHSPETAILSAVIFNAVIIPFLIPLALKGVAYKPIGASALLRRNLLIYGLGGVIVPFIGIKIIDLVISLFY from the coding sequence ATGAAAAATCAGTCACAGACATTATTTCAAAGAGATTTGGTAAACGAAGCGGTTAAACAGTCCTTCGTGAAGCTGAATCCGAAAATTATGTTTAAAAATCCAGTAATGTTCCTGGTGGAAATCGGAACCATTGTCATGTTTATCGTAAGCATGTTCAGCCTTACTGGAGATAAAACCCAGGGAAGCTTTTCCTATAACTTTTTAGTATTTATTATTTTATTTTTCACCGTTCTGTTTGCCAATTTTGCAGAAGCTATTGCAGAGGCAAGAGGAAAAGCACAGGCTGATACCCTTAGAAAAACAAGGGAAGAAACTCCGGCCAAATTGGTGCTTGATAATAAACCAGGCTTTCAGGTAGAAACAAGACTTAAAATGTCTGCTGAAATGACATTAGGTGATATTTTCCTTTGTGAAGCCGGAGATCAGATTCCTATGGATGGTGAGATCATTGAAGGTCTTGCAACTATTGATGAGTCAGCAATTACAGGAGAAAGTGCACCGGTAATCCGTGAAGCAGGGGGAGATAAAAGCTCTGTAACCGGAGGTACAAAAGTACTTTCAGACAGAATTAAAGTAAAAGTAACTACAAAGCCAGGAGAATCCTTCTTAGATAAAATGATTGCCCTTGTAGAAGGAGCATCAAGACAGAAAACACCTAACGAAATCGCATTAACTATACTTTTAGCAGGATTTACCCTTACATTTATTATTGTTACCCTCACTTTAAAGCCTTTTGCAGACTACGCGCAGACACCGATTACTATTGCGGCATTTATATCTCTTTTCGTTTGTCTTATTCCGACAACCATCGGAGGTCTGCTTTCTGCAATCGGGATTGCGGGGATGGACAGAGCATTGAGAGCAAATGTAATTACAAAAAGTGGTAAAGCAGTAGAAACTGCGGGAGATATTGATGTTCTGTTGCTTGATAAAACCGGAACAATTACCATTGGAAACCGTAAAGCAACTCAATTTCATCCTTCTAATGGAATTCAGCTTGAAGAATTCATTAAAGCTTCTGCATTAAGTTCTGTAGCGGATGAAACACCGGAAGGAAAATCCATCATTGAACTAAGCGCTTTGAAATCTGAAGATTTATTGGTTCCTAATCCTACTTATATTGATTTTACAGCGGAAACCAGAACTTCAGGGATTGATTTTGACGACACAAGAATCCGTAAAGGAGCTTATGATACGATAAAAAAACTGACTGAAAAAGTCGGGAATATTTTCCCGCAGGAAACTCAGGATGCGGTGACCAAAATTTCTCAAAACGGAGGAACTCCTCTGGTAGTATCCGTTAATGAAAAGGTATGGGGCGTTATTGAACTTCAGGATATCATCAAAACAGGAATTCAGGAGCGTTTCCAGAGACTGAGAAAAATGGGGGTGAAAACGGTGATGGTAACCGGAGATAATCCTTTAACTGCAAAATTTATTGCTGAAAAAGCAGGCGTAGATGATTTTATTGCTGAAGCCAAGCCCGAAGACAAGATGAATTATATCAAAAAGGAACAGCAGGAAGGTAAACTTGTTGCCATGATGGGAGACGGTACAAACGATGCTCCGGCACTGGCACAGGCAGATGTAGGCGTTGCCATGAACAGCGGTACGCAGGCTGCTAAAGAAGCCGGGAATATGGTGGATCTTGATAATGACCCCACAAAGCTGATCGAAATCGTGGAAATTGGGAAGCAGCTGCTAATGACAAGAGGAACATTGACCACTTTCAGTATCGCGAATGACGTAGCAAAGTATTTTGCCATTATTCCGGCGCTCTTTATCACTTTTATTCCTTCGCTTCAGAAGCTGAATATTATGAATCTTCACAGTCCTGAAACGGCTATATTATCAGCAGTTATTTTCAATGCGGTAATTATTCCGTTCCTGATTCCGCTGGCGTTGAAAGGAGTGGCTTACAAACCGATTGGTGCAAGTGCATTATTGAGAAGAAACCTTTTGATTTATGGCCTTGGCGGAGTGATTGTTCCGTTCATCGGGATCAAAATCATTGATCTGGTAATTAGTTTATTCTATTAA
- the kdpC gene encoding potassium-transporting ATPase subunit KdpC, with translation MKNHIVSAFRLTLVMLVVTGIYLAVVYAGSKILPNKGNGEIVYDKGQKFYANIGQEFKSEKYFHGRPSSVNYNAAGSGGSNKGPSNKEYLEIVQKRMDTLKMNNPEMANVEVPVELVTASGSGLDPDISEEGALYQAKRISKVRNISEEKVRKLVSDQTERPLLGLFGPSKVNVLKLNIALDQLK, from the coding sequence ATGAAAAATCATATTGTCTCAGCATTCAGATTAACTCTTGTAATGCTGGTGGTTACAGGTATTTATCTGGCAGTTGTATACGCAGGTTCTAAAATACTTCCCAACAAAGGAAACGGAGAAATTGTTTATGATAAAGGACAGAAGTTTTATGCCAATATCGGGCAGGAATTTAAATCTGAAAAATACTTCCACGGCCGTCCTTCCTCTGTCAATTATAATGCAGCAGGAAGTGGAGGCAGTAATAAAGGCCCAAGCAACAAAGAATATCTGGAAATTGTACAGAAAAGAATGGATACTTTAAAAATGAATAATCCGGAAATGGCCAATGTGGAAGTTCCGGTAGAATTGGTAACGGCCAGCGGAAGCGGACTGGATCCGGATATTTCTGAAGAAGGAGCGCTTTATCAGGCGAAGAGAATTTCCAAAGTGAGAAATATTTCAGAAGAGAAGGTCAGAAAATTAGTCAGTGACCAGACTGAAAGGCCTTTGCTAGGGCTTTTCGGGCCATCAAAAGTAAATGTTCTCAAGCTTAATATTGCTTTGGATCAGCTAAAATAA
- a CDS encoding porin, with amino-acid sequence MKKYIVAGILSGIFFPKAQTADSVKQSPKIQFSAYAELFYTYDSNEPSNHIRQNFLYSYNRHNEINLNLGLIKASYENEGLRANVALMAGTYAQDNMAAEQNALRYINEANIGIKISKNKNLWIDAGIMPSHIGWESAIGKDNINLTRSLAAENSPYFETGAKISYTSDNGKWFLSGLVLNGWQRIAKAEGNQSISFGHQVTYKPNGKVTLNSSSFIGNDKAKEDKRMRYFHDLHGIFQLTRQFSAVAGFDIGAEQKSKGSEQYNIWYTPNVLMKYQFDSKWALAGRLEYYNDKNGVIINTGTPNGFQTFGYSLNLDYSILKNVILRTEARGLTSKDAVFVRNNEMKQGNFFITASLAAWF; translated from the coding sequence ATGAAAAAATATATTGTTGCAGGGATATTATCAGGGATATTTTTTCCAAAAGCCCAAACCGCAGACTCTGTAAAACAGAGTCCTAAAATACAATTTTCTGCCTATGCGGAGCTTTTTTATACCTATGATTCTAATGAACCCTCCAACCACATCCGACAAAATTTTCTGTATTCGTACAACAGACATAATGAAATAAATCTCAACTTAGGTTTGATAAAAGCTTCCTACGAAAATGAAGGCCTAAGGGCAAATGTAGCTTTAATGGCCGGAACCTATGCTCAGGATAATATGGCTGCAGAACAAAACGCCTTGCGTTATATAAATGAAGCCAATATCGGGATAAAAATTTCCAAAAATAAAAATCTGTGGATTGATGCGGGAATCATGCCTTCCCATATCGGTTGGGAAAGTGCCATAGGAAAAGATAATATCAACCTGACCAGAAGTCTTGCTGCCGAAAATTCTCCTTATTTTGAAACCGGTGCTAAAATTTCATACACCTCAGATAACGGGAAATGGTTCTTAAGCGGATTGGTATTGAATGGCTGGCAGCGTATCGCAAAGGCAGAGGGCAATCAGAGTATTTCCTTCGGGCATCAGGTCACTTATAAACCAAACGGCAAGGTTACCCTGAACAGCAGTTCATTTATCGGGAATGATAAGGCCAAAGAAGATAAAAGAATGCGCTATTTTCATGATCTGCACGGAATTTTTCAGCTGACCAGACAATTTTCGGCAGTGGCAGGATTTGATATTGGAGCAGAGCAGAAATCAAAAGGAAGTGAGCAATATAATATTTGGTATACTCCGAATGTTCTGATGAAATACCAGTTTGACAGCAAATGGGCGCTGGCAGGAAGATTAGAATATTACAATGATAAAAACGGAGTCATTATCAATACCGGAACTCCTAATGGATTTCAGACCTTTGGATATTCTTTAAATTTAGATTACTCTATTTTGAAGAATGTCATATTACGTACAGAAGCCAGAGGTTTAACCTCTAAAGACGCAGTATTTGTTCGGAATAATGAAATGAAACAGGGTAATTTTTTCATTACGGCCAGCCTTGCCGCCTGGTTTTAA
- a CDS encoding outer membrane beta-barrel protein, giving the protein MKSKIFQAAFFLGLSTLSFINAQEIKKDSVTAHAIDSLVAKTDSKIPFDGYDLTWINGQNRQTDFPLTLKDKNGETILTGVTYVDAYYNYDFNRPKDNTHTISAAIGRSNEVTINMASIGLETNYKNVIGRLWLQFGQMGSIVQDLDGTVNHGKNTNGNNLKYIREAAAGYHFNVMHGLNVEAGIFMSYIGLESYVLGENWNYQRSLVCDFTPFYFQGARIQAYPSKKFKTEIWVLNGWQTYNSWNTGLGLGVSNYYRPNENLQLVANFYLNGQDTRNNPGVRRFHHDHSIVARYYKNKDSNGLSQAAFSINNHYGFQSGGGVKAKDNYMIGTSVANRLWFHQNKIALTLRADAVSNPGAYLAFTPSPVVNNDFNDAIAAGETLKMFQGTATVDIMPNQFVTFRLEYGFRKSNIPYFAGREGTTSPDGWIDTPVESWRPDLRKSDSRFTLAVMFRL; this is encoded by the coding sequence ATGAAATCAAAAATTTTTCAGGCAGCATTTTTTCTTGGACTTAGCACTTTAAGTTTTATCAATGCTCAGGAAATAAAAAAAGACTCAGTAACTGCTCACGCCATAGATTCCTTAGTAGCAAAAACAGATTCTAAAATTCCTTTTGACGGTTATGATCTTACTTGGATCAATGGACAAAACCGCCAGACCGACTTTCCTTTAACTTTAAAAGATAAAAATGGAGAAACTATACTTACGGGGGTAACCTACGTGGATGCGTACTATAATTATGATTTTAACCGTCCCAAAGATAATACCCACACTATTTCCGCAGCAATAGGCCGTTCTAATGAAGTAACGATTAATATGGCAAGTATCGGGTTAGAAACCAATTATAAAAATGTGATTGGCCGTTTATGGCTGCAGTTCGGCCAGATGGGTTCTATTGTTCAGGATCTCGACGGAACAGTAAACCACGGGAAAAATACCAATGGAAATAACTTAAAATACATCCGTGAAGCTGCCGCAGGATATCATTTCAATGTGATGCACGGATTGAATGTGGAAGCAGGTATTTTTATGAGCTATATTGGTCTGGAAAGTTATGTTTTGGGAGAAAACTGGAACTATCAGAGAAGTTTGGTCTGTGATTTTACTCCTTTCTATTTTCAGGGAGCAAGAATTCAGGCTTATCCGTCTAAAAAGTTCAAAACAGAGATCTGGGTGCTGAACGGATGGCAGACTTATAATTCCTGGAATACAGGATTGGGATTGGGCGTTTCCAATTACTATCGTCCTAATGAAAACTTACAGCTTGTCGCAAACTTTTATCTTAACGGACAGGATACCAGAAATAATCCAGGAGTACGAAGATTTCACCATGACCACAGTATTGTAGCCAGGTACTATAAAAACAAAGACAGTAACGGGCTTTCACAAGCTGCCTTCAGCATCAATAATCATTACGGATTTCAGAGCGGAGGCGGCGTAAAAGCCAAAGATAATTATATGATCGGTACTTCTGTTGCCAACAGACTATGGTTTCATCAAAATAAAATTGCTTTAACTTTAAGAGCCGATGCAGTTTCCAACCCAGGAGCTTATCTGGCGTTTACGCCTTCTCCTGTTGTCAACAATGATTTTAATGATGCCATTGCGGCAGGAGAAACGCTTAAAATGTTTCAGGGAACTGCAACAGTGGATATTATGCCCAATCAATTTGTTACCTTTAGATTAGAATATGGGTTCAGAAAAAGCAATATCCCTTATTTTGCAGGAAGAGAAGGAACTACCAGCCCGGATGGATGGATCGATACTCCTGTAGAATCCTGGAGACCAGATCTGAGAAAGTCGGACAGCAGGTTTACGCTGGCCGTAATGTTCAGATTATAA